The following are encoded together in the Solenopsis invicta isolate M01_SB chromosome 14, UNIL_Sinv_3.0, whole genome shotgun sequence genome:
- the LOC105207785 gene encoding ATP-dependent zinc metalloprotease YME1L produces the protein MISLQSHNQVLYHLTQLALTATPRTTSYSVQVKKQDESLQKNAEETIIYPGSLEEAARNCTELPDVNLSTLNGLQMKNNKACLMLDNIAVSVFRKSLQENNKWKVSYLSGLSFAENKQDFPCSSFTEPIILPVIYLTSKQQHRLLHTWYCKKLHNHTSIRTFKSQRNIKIELEQNPPLMSRLKKWLGLSSNVQMSLVPELKGSDYEKLKNIFNNTEATVDEQKRIKMAFVEGYESGLQRQMRGRTMWLKVMQNIITVSAIIVVIWLYLSYPGGGIFKLPMSHRIEIDPEDIHVTFSDVKGVDEAKQELLNVVEFLKNPDKFSALGGKLPKGVLLVGPPGTGKTLLARAVAGEAGVPFFHVAGPEFDEILVGQGARRVRDLFRAAKEKAPCVVFIDEIDSVGAKRTNSVLHPYANQTINQLLSEMDGFRQNEGVIVLGATNRRKDLDKALMRPGRFDVEIYVNKPDYLGRKEILDLYLARILTHEVDTVYLARCTTGFTGADLENMVNQAALRAAIDEADCVTMKHLEYARDKVLMGPEGKLKLRDEEVNRITAYHEAGHALVAFYTKDATPLHKVTIVPRGPSLGHTSYMHEKDVYHITKSQLLANMDSMMGGRAAEELVFGPEKVTTGASSDLVEATKIAEMMVKIYGMSEKVGFRSIVENKKLFGSGSTYAPSTNELIDNEVKRLLQESYERAKTILKTHAKEHKQLAEALLQYETLDADDVAAIANETGLSKRESSADPKRSTK, from the exons ATGATATCTCTTCAGTCTCACAATCAG GTCTTGTACCATCTAACACAATTGGCATTGACAGCAACTCCTAGAACAACTTCATATTCGGTTCAAGTTAAGAAACAGGACGAGTCTTTACAAAAGAATGCAGAGGAGACAATAATTTATCCTGGTAGTCTCGAGGAG GCGGCAAGAAATTGTACTGAGTTACCAGATGTAAATTTGAGCACTTTAAATGGGTTGCAAATGAAGAACAATAAGGCATGCTTAATGCTGGATAACATAGCTGTCAGTGTATTTAGAAAATCCTTGCAGGAGAATAATAAATGGAAAGTGTCTTACTTATCTGGCCTAAGTTTTGCTGAGAACAAACAGGACTTTCCATGCTCCTCATTTACAGAGCCCATCATTCTACCTGTCATTTATCTAACGTCGAAACAGCAACATAGATTGTTGCATACATGGTACTGCAAGAAACTACACAATCATACGTCGATTCGTACTTTCAAGTCTcaacgtaatataaaaatagaattggAGCAGAATCCACCATTAATGAGTAGACTAAAGAAATGGCTTGGTCTGTCTTCTAATGTACAAATG agTTTGGTACCTGAACTAAAGGGTTCGGATtatgaaaaactaaaaaatatcttcaacaATACTGAGGCAACAGTCGACGAACAGAAGAGAATAAAAATGGCGTTTGTAGAGGGATACGAATCTGGATTACAACGTCAGATGCGGGGCCGAACAATGTGGCTAAAAGTCATGCAGAATATAATAACTGTCTCTGCTATTATTGTTGTAATTTGGCTTTATC tCAGCTATCCAGGAGGAGGAATATTTAAGCTTCCTATGAGCCATAGGATTGAAATTGATCCTGAGGACATCCATGTCACTTTTAGCGATGTTAAAGGG gTAGATGAGGCAAAACAAGAACTTCTAAATGTAGTAGAATTCTTAAAGAACCCTGACAAATTTTCCGCCCTTGGCGGAAAATTGCCGAAGGGAGTATTGTTGGTTGGCCCGCCAGGAACAGGAAAGACTTTGTTAGCGCGTGCAGTCGCCGGAGAAGCCGGTGTGCCATTCTTCCATGTGGCGGGCCCTGAATTTGATGAGATCCTCGTTGGCCAGGGAGCCCGACGTGTCAGAGATTTGTTTA GGGCGGCTAAAGAAAAGGCACCGTGCGTAGTATTCATTGATGAGATCGATTCCGTGGGTGCAAAAAGAACGAACTCGGTTCTTCATCCTTATGCAAATCAGACAATTAATCAATTACTTTCCGAGATGGATGG ctttcgTCAAAATGAAGGCGTCATTGTTCTTGGAGCCACGAATAGACGCAAGGATCTCGACAAAGCGCTAATGCGTCCTGGCCGTTTCGATGTTGAGATTTATGTTAACAAGCCTGATTATTTGGGCCGTAAGGAAATATTAGACCTCTACTTAGCCAGAATATTAACACATGAAGTCGATACGGTTTATTTAGCACGCTGTACTACAGGATTTACCGGAGCTGATCTTGAAAACATG GTAAATCAAGCTGCATTGCGCGCAGCGATTGATGAAGCAGATTGTGTCACTATGAAACACTTGGAATATGCTAGGGATAAAGTGTTGATGGGCCCAGAAGGCAAACTAAAATTACGCGATGAGGAAGTCAATCGCATTACAGCATACCACGAAGCAGGACATGCTCTAGTAGCCTTTTATACAAAAGATGCTACGCCGCTTCATAAGGTCACTATTGTACCACGAGGACCATCATTAGGCCAT ACTTCCTATATGCATGAGAAGGATGTTTATCATATTACGAAGTCGCAACTGTTAGCCAATATGGATTCCATGATGGGTGGCAGAGCTGCAGAAGAGTTAGTATTTGGACCAGAAAAAGTAACAACAGGAGCTTCTTCCGATTTAGTG gAGGCGACGAAAATAGCGGAGATGATGGTGAAGATTTACGGAATGTCAGAGAAAGTGGGATTCAGGTCAATAGTGGAGAATAAGAAGCTTTTCGGTAGCGGCAGCACGTACGCGCCAAGCACGAACGAGCTCATCGACAATGAAGTAAAGCGGCTTTTACAG GAATCATATGAACGTgcgaaaacaattttaaaaacgcACGCAAAAGAACACAAGCAATTAGCAGAAGCTTTATTGCAGTACGAGACATTGGACGCGGATGATGTGGCTGCCATAGCAAACG AAACAGGACTTAGTAAACGGGAATCTTCTGCAGATCCAAAGAGATCGACGAAAtga
- the LOC105205719 gene encoding transcription factor SPT20 homolog isoform X2, which produces MIGTACTLEDACRQAQGMINLVSRCWKNAQGQNSLALTSDKSLSSQKKEQSHSRHSIQSKLTRLYFEELSAVPHATPDSVLHNLENECDLLGLLVKKEGLNTLIVNLYAGNKGYSLAVRNSDKGNQYDKNSLAETQLMGYEQGELLSCIDNGQLPAMLAEQLESNYSHLFYDGCIIAEVRDYRRSLSHNRAKVHHVLLKPTTQSVLSDVSTLTSDGDWSHEERLMLESHLVAATQGPLCLDPNPIPTLASTRIKQSKSLLTDHQLMRQAKKFSQVTVNRKRKLEQLAQSEGQTIYDLMQKFHTKKRGLTTNTACPPPSLTNPPLLPPSTTIDVLRYAKAYERPRETKDCSPQVIEEYILKPAESQDYIKLSILQRPATSEYLGELYMDKNHRDGERNGSSCRFTLGTRAVANHYYQQFKEIFTEEGRKNVRIEHIIPGQAPRIACTPGMQRVHQQAQAKSIAAQLAVQQLQQAQSQQVTQQILSRAQGQLTNLASQVASMKAMTEATTSAQNNIACVDSANIPQVIPQNDVTALSSGQSLANGGANASTSVQIDNSAMTVADNTCNGSGILVFQKSAGTINNTTPTNVPVLQAQLQAGTQNCIGEATTQSQNEPPFKKHSTNPAINALVTSLMNSAQQFQQQAAANAAAAAMNNNAQATNKSNNAAILSLLNSTPANIAQRKVGQPQRISLNASIPPRVISHGNVINVPNTTGQVRVSLSSSALAGQLSCKQQPVKATAVRLARVQDPTSTLGLSMPGLSALLAGTPSADNPIPGMNSTSSLLERLTASSSQSSQPASPMTSPSQTNVNLQGVNLTSLPNSINGLQNVQVSFPGLSQPITMSLNVSPTTGGTVTPTGVIVSLPISSATNTCTTVSSMVAATVVTTAIAGSTPTVVIANPPNAHLSLPIAQIIPSGVKGLSQQNIRSNNAVTLAQGGQAIQFIGSQRPRFNHMTRQVQSNQVKSTVLSNQLVTVAKTVTASQLILSGNKQVLTPIVAATKPVLMASQTTPSSQVVPVNKQTLLTKSLHARASTGQCSQQTQSLGVATLSQQQLQQLQQCLAAQHKVAVAAGNSQRTQIEAQRNSTSAPGEDPA; this is translated from the exons ATGATTGGTACAGCCTGTACTTTGGAAGATGCGTGTCGACAGGCTCAG GGTATGATTAATCTAGTATCCAGATGTTGGAAAAATGCCCAAGGTCAGAATTCATTGGCCTTAACATCGGACAAATCATTATCCTCTCAGAAAAAAGAGCAAAGTCACTCCAGGCATAGTATCCAATCCAAACTCACCAGACTCTATTTTGAAGAACTTTCTGCGGTTCCTCATGCAACTCCAGATTCAGTTTTG CACAATCTTGAGAATGAATGCGACCTTTTGGGGCTGTTAGTGAAAAAGGAAGGTTTAAATACATTAATCGTTAATCTCTATGCTGGTAATAAAGGATACTCATTAGCTGTAAGAAATAG CGATAAGGGAAATCAATACGATAAAAATTCATTAGCCGAGACACAACTCATGGGTTATGAACAGGGTGAACTACTTTCATGCATAGATAATGGCCAATTGCCAGCTATGCTAGCCGAACAATTAGAATCCaattattcacatttattttaCGACGGCTGTATAATCGCTGAAGTTCGAGATTATCGAAGATCATTATCTCATAATAGAGCCAAGGTTCACCATGTACTTCTTAAACCTACCACACAG AGTGTACTTTCGGATGTATCGACACTTACGAGCGACGGAGATTGGAGCCATGAGGAGCGATTAATGTTGGAATCACATTTAGTAGCAGCTACTCAAGGTCCTCTATGCCTGGATCCGAATCCTATTCCTACCTTAGCTAGTACAAGAATTAAGCAGTCTAAGTCACTGCTTACCGATCATCAACTCATGCGACAAGCAAAAAAATTCTCTCAG GTCACAGTAAATCGAAAAAGAAAATTGGAACAGCTGGCTCAGTCAGAAGGACAAACGATATATGACTTAATGCAGAAATTCCATACGAAAAAAAGAGGATTAACGACCAATACTGCCTGTCCACCGCCTTCTCTTACAAACCCTCCTCTGCTTCCACCGTCTACAACAATCGATGTTTTAAG ATACGCGAAAGCATACGAGCGGCCACGAGAAACAAAAGACTGTTCACCACAAGTTATAGAAGAATACATATTAAAACCTGCGGAAAGTCAGGATTATATAAAACTCTCGATCCTGCAGAGGCCTGCTACTTCTGAGTACCTGGGAGAACTTTATATGGATAAGAATCATCGGGATGGAGAGAGAAATGGTTCTTCTTGCCG TTTTACATTGGGTACCAGAGCTGTGGCCAATCATTACTATCagcaatttaaagaaatatttacagaaGAGGGTaggaaaaatgtaagaatagaACATATTATACCAGGGCAGGCTCCTCGTATTGCATGTACACCTGGCATGCAACGAGTACATCAACAG GCGCAAGCAAAAAGCATTGCGGCGCAATTAGCAGTTCAACAGCTGCAGCAGGCTCAATCTCAACAAGTAACACAACAG ATTCTGTCAAGAGCTCAAGGGCAACTAACTAATTTGGCTAGTCAGGTAGCCTCCATGAAGGCTATGACGGAAGCCACTACCTCTGCACAAAATAATATCGCGTGTGTGGACTCGGCGAATATACCACAAGTTATCCCGCAAAATGACGTTACCGCTTTGAGCTCAGGGCAATCTTTGGCCAATGGCGGCGCTAACGCGTCGACTTCCGTTCAAATTGATAACTCCGCGATGACAGTAGCGGACAACACTTGTAACGGTTCTGGTATTCTGGTCTTTCAAAAATCGGCTGGTACTATTAATAACACAACACCTACCAATGTTCCAGTGTTG cAAGCGCAATTGCAAGCAGGAACACAGAACTGTATAGGTGAGGCTACTACTCAGAGCCAAAACGAGCCACCGTTCAAAAAACATTCAACTAATCCAGCAATAAATGCTCTTGTTACTTCTCTCATGAACTCCGCACAGCAATTTCAGCAACAAGCTGCAG CTAATGCTGCGGCTGCAGCTATGAATAACAATGCACAAGCCACAAATAAATCCAACAATGCCGCGATTCTTAGTCTATTAAATAGCACCCCTGCGAATATAGCTCAGCGAAAAGTTGGCCAACCCCAAAGGATCTCTCTTAATGCTTCCATCCCACCTAGAGTTATCAGTCATGGCAATGTGATTAATGTGCCCAACACTACTGGTCAg GTACGCGTAAGCTTAAGCTCTTCCGCTCTAGCAGGACAATTAAGTTGTAAGCAACAACCAGTGAAAGCAACTGCTGTAAGACTTGCGCGAGTCCAGGATCCTACATCTACCCTTGGATTATCAATGCCAGGACTTTCGGCTTTGCTTGCTG GCACACCATCGGCTGATAATCCGATACCCGGAATGAATTCGACTTCATCGCTACTCGAACGGCTCACCGCTTCTTCCAGTCAGAGTAGCCAACCAGCGAGTCCGATGACCAGTCCATCGCAAACCAACGTGAATTTACAAGGCGTGAACCTCACTAGTCTGCCAAACTCCATCAACGGTTTACAAAACGTTCAG GTATCGTTCCCAGGCTTATCACAACCTATTACGATGTCATTGAACGTATCTCCGACTACTGGTGGCACTGTTACACCTACTGGAGTCATCGTTTCACTCCCTATATCGTCCGCCACAAATACTTGCACGACAGTATCAAGC ATGGTAGCTGCAACTGTCGTTACAACAGCTATCGCTGGGAGTACACCGACGGTAGTGATTGCCAACCCTCCCAATGCTCACTTGTCTTTGCCAATCg CCCAAATAATACCATCTGGAGTAAAAGGATTGTCACAGCAAAATATTAGGAGTAATAATGCAGTAACTCTTGCACag GGAGGACAAGCAATTCAATTTATTGGGTCTCAAAGACCGCGATTTAATCATATGACTCGTCAAGTACAATCGAATCAAGTTAAATCGACTGTCTTATCAAATCAATTAGTGACAGTTGCCAAAACAGTAACGGCGAGTCAACTGATATTGTCTGGTAACAAACAAGTATTAACTCCAATAGTGG CCGCGACGAAACCTGTGCTTATGGCGTCGCAGACGACGCCTTCTTCCCAAGTAGTACCTGTTAATAAACAAACTTTATTGACAAAATCCTTACACGCTAGGGCTTCTACCGGTCAATGTAGCCAGCAGACACAAAGTCTCGGAGTGGCTACTTTATCCCAACAACAA ctTCAGCAGTTACAACAATGTCTAGCTGCGCAGCATAAAGTTGCCGTCGCGGCGGGGAATTCTCAAAGGACGCAAATTGAAGCTCAGAGAAATTCTACGTCTGCCCCGGGGGAAGACCCCGCCTGA
- the LOC105205719 gene encoding transcription factor SPT20 homolog isoform X1, translated as MIGTACTLEDACRQAQGMINLVSRCWKNAQGQNSLALTSDKSLSSQKKEQSHSRHSIQSKLTRLYFEELSAVPHATPDSVLHNLENECDLLGLLVKKEGLNTLIVNLYAGNKGYSLAVRNSDKGNQYDKNSLAETQLMGYEQGELLSCIDNGQLPAMLAEQLESNYSHLFYDGCIIAEVRDYRRSLSHNRAKVHHVLLKPTTQSVLSDVSTLTSDGDWSHEERLMLESHLVAATQGPLCLDPNPIPTLASTRIKQSKSLLTDHQLMRQAKKFSQVTVNRKRKLEQLAQSEGQTIYDLMQKFHTKKRGLTTNTACPPPSLTNPPLLPPSTTIDVLRYAKAYERPRETKDCSPQVIEEYILKPAESQDYIKLSILQRPATSEYLGELYMDKNHRDGERNGSSCRFTLGTRAVANHYYQQFKEIFTEEGRKNVRIEHIIPGQAPRIACTPGMQRVHQQAQAKSIAAQLAVQQLQQAQSQQVTQQQIRASFQILSRAQGQLTNLASQVASMKAMTEATTSAQNNIACVDSANIPQVIPQNDVTALSSGQSLANGGANASTSVQIDNSAMTVADNTCNGSGILVFQKSAGTINNTTPTNVPVLQAQLQAGTQNCIGEATTQSQNEPPFKKHSTNPAINALVTSLMNSAQQFQQQAAANAAAAAMNNNAQATNKSNNAAILSLLNSTPANIAQRKVGQPQRISLNASIPPRVISHGNVINVPNTTGQVRVSLSSSALAGQLSCKQQPVKATAVRLARVQDPTSTLGLSMPGLSALLAGTPSADNPIPGMNSTSSLLERLTASSSQSSQPASPMTSPSQTNVNLQGVNLTSLPNSINGLQNVQVSFPGLSQPITMSLNVSPTTGGTVTPTGVIVSLPISSATNTCTTVSSMVAATVVTTAIAGSTPTVVIANPPNAHLSLPIAQIIPSGVKGLSQQNIRSNNAVTLAQGGQAIQFIGSQRPRFNHMTRQVQSNQVKSTVLSNQLVTVAKTVTASQLILSGNKQVLTPIVAATKPVLMASQTTPSSQVVPVNKQTLLTKSLHARASTGQCSQQTQSLGVATLSQQQLQQLQQCLAAQHKVAVAAGNSQRTQIEAQRNSTSAPGEDPA; from the exons ATGATTGGTACAGCCTGTACTTTGGAAGATGCGTGTCGACAGGCTCAG GGTATGATTAATCTAGTATCCAGATGTTGGAAAAATGCCCAAGGTCAGAATTCATTGGCCTTAACATCGGACAAATCATTATCCTCTCAGAAAAAAGAGCAAAGTCACTCCAGGCATAGTATCCAATCCAAACTCACCAGACTCTATTTTGAAGAACTTTCTGCGGTTCCTCATGCAACTCCAGATTCAGTTTTG CACAATCTTGAGAATGAATGCGACCTTTTGGGGCTGTTAGTGAAAAAGGAAGGTTTAAATACATTAATCGTTAATCTCTATGCTGGTAATAAAGGATACTCATTAGCTGTAAGAAATAG CGATAAGGGAAATCAATACGATAAAAATTCATTAGCCGAGACACAACTCATGGGTTATGAACAGGGTGAACTACTTTCATGCATAGATAATGGCCAATTGCCAGCTATGCTAGCCGAACAATTAGAATCCaattattcacatttattttaCGACGGCTGTATAATCGCTGAAGTTCGAGATTATCGAAGATCATTATCTCATAATAGAGCCAAGGTTCACCATGTACTTCTTAAACCTACCACACAG AGTGTACTTTCGGATGTATCGACACTTACGAGCGACGGAGATTGGAGCCATGAGGAGCGATTAATGTTGGAATCACATTTAGTAGCAGCTACTCAAGGTCCTCTATGCCTGGATCCGAATCCTATTCCTACCTTAGCTAGTACAAGAATTAAGCAGTCTAAGTCACTGCTTACCGATCATCAACTCATGCGACAAGCAAAAAAATTCTCTCAG GTCACAGTAAATCGAAAAAGAAAATTGGAACAGCTGGCTCAGTCAGAAGGACAAACGATATATGACTTAATGCAGAAATTCCATACGAAAAAAAGAGGATTAACGACCAATACTGCCTGTCCACCGCCTTCTCTTACAAACCCTCCTCTGCTTCCACCGTCTACAACAATCGATGTTTTAAG ATACGCGAAAGCATACGAGCGGCCACGAGAAACAAAAGACTGTTCACCACAAGTTATAGAAGAATACATATTAAAACCTGCGGAAAGTCAGGATTATATAAAACTCTCGATCCTGCAGAGGCCTGCTACTTCTGAGTACCTGGGAGAACTTTATATGGATAAGAATCATCGGGATGGAGAGAGAAATGGTTCTTCTTGCCG TTTTACATTGGGTACCAGAGCTGTGGCCAATCATTACTATCagcaatttaaagaaatatttacagaaGAGGGTaggaaaaatgtaagaatagaACATATTATACCAGGGCAGGCTCCTCGTATTGCATGTACACCTGGCATGCAACGAGTACATCAACAG GCGCAAGCAAAAAGCATTGCGGCGCAATTAGCAGTTCAACAGCTGCAGCAGGCTCAATCTCAACAAGTAACACAACAG CAAATCCGCGCGTCATTTCAGATTCTGTCAAGAGCTCAAGGGCAACTAACTAATTTGGCTAGTCAGGTAGCCTCCATGAAGGCTATGACGGAAGCCACTACCTCTGCACAAAATAATATCGCGTGTGTGGACTCGGCGAATATACCACAAGTTATCCCGCAAAATGACGTTACCGCTTTGAGCTCAGGGCAATCTTTGGCCAATGGCGGCGCTAACGCGTCGACTTCCGTTCAAATTGATAACTCCGCGATGACAGTAGCGGACAACACTTGTAACGGTTCTGGTATTCTGGTCTTTCAAAAATCGGCTGGTACTATTAATAACACAACACCTACCAATGTTCCAGTGTTG cAAGCGCAATTGCAAGCAGGAACACAGAACTGTATAGGTGAGGCTACTACTCAGAGCCAAAACGAGCCACCGTTCAAAAAACATTCAACTAATCCAGCAATAAATGCTCTTGTTACTTCTCTCATGAACTCCGCACAGCAATTTCAGCAACAAGCTGCAG CTAATGCTGCGGCTGCAGCTATGAATAACAATGCACAAGCCACAAATAAATCCAACAATGCCGCGATTCTTAGTCTATTAAATAGCACCCCTGCGAATATAGCTCAGCGAAAAGTTGGCCAACCCCAAAGGATCTCTCTTAATGCTTCCATCCCACCTAGAGTTATCAGTCATGGCAATGTGATTAATGTGCCCAACACTACTGGTCAg GTACGCGTAAGCTTAAGCTCTTCCGCTCTAGCAGGACAATTAAGTTGTAAGCAACAACCAGTGAAAGCAACTGCTGTAAGACTTGCGCGAGTCCAGGATCCTACATCTACCCTTGGATTATCAATGCCAGGACTTTCGGCTTTGCTTGCTG GCACACCATCGGCTGATAATCCGATACCCGGAATGAATTCGACTTCATCGCTACTCGAACGGCTCACCGCTTCTTCCAGTCAGAGTAGCCAACCAGCGAGTCCGATGACCAGTCCATCGCAAACCAACGTGAATTTACAAGGCGTGAACCTCACTAGTCTGCCAAACTCCATCAACGGTTTACAAAACGTTCAG GTATCGTTCCCAGGCTTATCACAACCTATTACGATGTCATTGAACGTATCTCCGACTACTGGTGGCACTGTTACACCTACTGGAGTCATCGTTTCACTCCCTATATCGTCCGCCACAAATACTTGCACGACAGTATCAAGC ATGGTAGCTGCAACTGTCGTTACAACAGCTATCGCTGGGAGTACACCGACGGTAGTGATTGCCAACCCTCCCAATGCTCACTTGTCTTTGCCAATCg CCCAAATAATACCATCTGGAGTAAAAGGATTGTCACAGCAAAATATTAGGAGTAATAATGCAGTAACTCTTGCACag GGAGGACAAGCAATTCAATTTATTGGGTCTCAAAGACCGCGATTTAATCATATGACTCGTCAAGTACAATCGAATCAAGTTAAATCGACTGTCTTATCAAATCAATTAGTGACAGTTGCCAAAACAGTAACGGCGAGTCAACTGATATTGTCTGGTAACAAACAAGTATTAACTCCAATAGTGG CCGCGACGAAACCTGTGCTTATGGCGTCGCAGACGACGCCTTCTTCCCAAGTAGTACCTGTTAATAAACAAACTTTATTGACAAAATCCTTACACGCTAGGGCTTCTACCGGTCAATGTAGCCAGCAGACACAAAGTCTCGGAGTGGCTACTTTATCCCAACAACAA ctTCAGCAGTTACAACAATGTCTAGCTGCGCAGCATAAAGTTGCCGTCGCGGCGGGGAATTCTCAAAGGACGCAAATTGAAGCTCAGAGAAATTCTACGTCTGCCCCGGGGGAAGACCCCGCCTGA